The nucleotide window GCTTATGGTATATATGCTACTGCAAGGTATGCAAGCAACAAAAATTATGCTGGATATTTCGTTGGAAATGTTTATGTCACTGGAGAATTAATAGAAGGTGGATCTGATTTTGGTATTAAAGAAGATGTGAAAGTTTTAGATTCTGTTCTTCCTAATGTAATGAAATTAAAGGCTAAAACTTTTAAATATAAAAAGGTTAAAGATATAAATTTTGCTAAAGGGAAACGATACGGCTTTATCGCTCAAGAGTTAGAAGAAGTATTCCCTGATCTTGTTGTAGAACATCAACATGTTGTTATTGATCCAGAAAAAAAGGATGAAGGTGAGCCAGAAGTAGTGACTTATAAAGTAATTAAATATTCTCAATTAATTCCTATTTTGGTGCATGCAATCCAAGAACAGCAGCAACAGATTGAGGAATTGAAAAAGGAGATGGGGAAGTAAGGTGTGTTGATTTAGGGCCTGCAATTTTTATAAGGGGTAGGGTGTGACAAAAGGTCAGTTTATAGAATTAGAGTTTGACATTGAAGATTTTCCTTAATAAGTAGAGTAGGAGGTAACCATGATGATAAAAACACTGAAATTGTTTACGCTACTACTTTTAGCACTATATTTTTATTTAAGCTGCGAACGACCAACCAATACTGAAGATGAAATAACGAAAGATAGAAAATTAGCAGAGAAATTCGAAATTCATCTTCAACATCATTTCAATGATACTCATATCTATTTTGAAATTGATGAAAAACGGGTTTTTGATGGAACAGTCACTACAAATTATATTACTAGTCTGGCAGCAATCATTGCTCCAGAAATATTGGCTGGTAGTCACCACCTACGTGTTCTTATTGACGTAACTGAAGCGGACACTACATTTACCGTGCAGGACACGCTCATTATCGGCGTCACTTATGACTCAAGTGCGGCAAAAATAAAATACAAATTTTATAAACCTCCAAATCTTCCTCAGTATGATTGATAAACCAGTCTGCAATTCTATTGTTTTCTTCTCTCCTGCTGTTTCTTATTGCACCTGGCTTCTATACGCAGCTTCTGGTCTTTTGAAGATTTTGGGGTTTAAAAAATTGTAAGTGGATTCTTTTATGCTTAATAACAAGGAACGATGCAATTGATGGGGTGCGGACAATACCTTTAAAATGCTCGAGGGATTCAATGTTATATTTAGTAAAATAAAGGACGTTAAATTGATTATAAGTAATGGGGTAATATGTCAATGAGAAAGATCACAGTTTTAGGTATAGAGAGTTTGATAAAGGATTTTCTTTGTAAGGAGAGAGAAAATAACCCTAACCAATTTTCTAGCGGTGAGGATGAGAGCACGTTTGTGTTTGTTGGTAGAGGTTTCGGTAAATTTTCTTCTGTAGTATCTACCGAAGACGGGATCAAAACGTCTTACGGAGTTAGCAGCTTCAATAAGCCAAGTTCTTCCGAAGGATCTCTTTGAGAGAGGTACTTATTGGAACTCCTAAGGAATCTGGTTTCCTCTCCCGAAAGGGATTCTTCGAATTTTTTGAAGGAAGCGGATTGATGTTCAGGCCAGACAAGCCCAGCAAGTTTAGCAATCTGGTCGTTAGAGGAGAAAGAAGAGATATCGCCAATTTCAGAGATGATACCAGCGGCATAGATTTCACCGATACCTGGGATGGAGGTAAGGGGTATTAGGGAAAGCTTTAAGTTCTTCTTTTATAGCCTTATTAACCTGTTTAAGAGATTGTTTAAGTGTTCTGATGTTGTGGATAAGTTGAGCAATAATAAAATGG belongs to Candidatus Neomarinimicrobiota bacterium and includes:
- a CDS encoding tail fiber domain-containing protein; amino-acid sequence: MKGKLFLGVLIIAALTAQISLAQLKIITNGNVGIGTENILLPAKLHIKNNYAGYGSFGIYACGIGYNAYYNYGIYTNAIYGNSAYGIYATARYASNKNYAGYFVGNVYVTGELIEGGSDFGIKEDVKVLDSVLPNVMKLKAKTFKYKKVKDINFAKGKRYGFIAQELEEVFPDLVVEHQHVVIDPEKKDEGEPEVVTYKVIKYSQLIPILVHAIQEQQQQIEELKKEMGK
- a CDS encoding IS110 family transposase, with amino-acid sequence MPLTSIPGIGEIYAAGIISEIGDISSFSSNDQIAKLAGLVWPEHQSASFKKFEESLSGEETRFLRSSNKYLSQRDPSEELGLLKLLTP